Proteins found in one Triticum urartu cultivar G1812 chromosome 4, Tu2.1, whole genome shotgun sequence genomic segment:
- the LOC125550774 gene encoding probable magnesium transporter NIPA4 → MAAPSSSAGFGGMSSDNAKGLALAVSSSAFIGASFIVKKMGLRRAADSGVRAGYGGYSYLVEPLWWIGMISMIVGEIANFAAYAFAPAILVTPLGALSIIISAALAHSILQEKLHTFGILGCVLCVVGSITIALHAPQERDIDSVREVWDLATEPAFLSYATIVVVAALVLIYFVVPQHGQTNIMVYIGVCSLLGSLTVMSVKALGIALKLTFSGVNQLFYPQTWAFALIVATCVSTQINYLNKALDTFNTAVVSPIYYVMFTSLTIIASVIMFKDWDRQNPTQIVTEMCGFVTILSGTFLLHKTKDMNDSTGPTLSTRRSKHASQTAFAIEVLPLKYQDCVDEETLPLSLPKADNHYLMQELPLRYKDLNIA, encoded by the exons ATGGCGGCGCCCTCCTCTTCAGCCGGGTTCGGGGGCATGTCGTCGGACAACGCCAAGGGCCTGGCCCTCGCAGTGTCGTCCAGCGCCTTCATCGGCGCCAGCTTCATCGTCAAGAAGATGGGGCTCAGGAGGGCCGCAGACTCCGGCGTCCGCGCAG GTTATGGAGGGTATTCTTACTTAGTGGAGCCACTTTGGTGGATAGGCATGATTTCAA TGATTGTTGGCGAAATAGCTAATTTTGCTGCTTATGCATTTGCTCCTGCTATTCTTGTCACTCCTCTTGGAGCACTCAGTATAATCATCAG TGCTGCACTTGCTCATTCCATTCTACAGGAGAAACTGCACACATTTGGTATACTTGGTTGTGTTCTTTGTGTAGTCGGATCGATCACAATTGCACTTCATGCTCCACAGGAGCGTGATATTGATTCTGTAAGGGAAGTTTGGGATCTTGCAACTGAGCCAG CTTTTCTTTCATATGCGACTATAGTAGTGGTGGCAGCCCTGGTTCTTATATATTTTGTTGTCCCTCAACATGGACAAACAAACATCATGGTGTACATTGGAGTCTGTTCTCTTCTAGGATCTCTCACC GTTATGAGTGTAAAGGCTCTTGGAATTGCATTGAAGTTAACATTCTCAGGAGTGAACCAATTATTCTATCCTCAGACTTGGGCTTTTGCTCTAATTGTTGCTACCTGCGTAAGCACCCAGATAAACTATCTAAACAAG GCATTGGACACCTTTAATACAGCAGTTGTCTCACCAATATATTACGTGATGTTTACCTCGCTAACAATTATAGCCAGTGTGATAATGTTCAAG GATTGGGATCGGCAAAATCCAACACAGATTGTCACGGAAATGTGTGGTTTTGTGACCATCCTTTCTGGAACATTTCTCCTTCACAAGACGAAGGACATGAATGACA GTACTGGGCCGACTTTGTCTACACGACGCTCAAAGCATGCTAGTCAGACTGCATTTGCCATTGAGGTTCTTCCACTAAAATATCAAGATTGTGTGGATGAGGAGACCTTGCCACTGTCACTCCCCAAGGCTGATAATCACTACCTAATGCAAGAGCTTCCTCTTAGATACAAAGACTTGAATATTGCCTGA